The following are encoded in a window of Penaeus monodon isolate SGIC_2016 chromosome 9, NSTDA_Pmon_1, whole genome shotgun sequence genomic DNA:
- the LOC119577211 gene encoding troponin C-like isoform X2 produces the protein MRKVFQMFDQGKTGFVECAKFVNILNTLGQTFDEDELKARIAENDPDKEGKVDFDRFCSIVMPFLEEDDDEAMHEELKEAFRLYDKGGDGFITTSVLREILKELDNKLTEDDLDGIIDEIDEDGSGTVDFDEFMEMMTGE, from the exons ATGAGGAAAGTATTCCAGATGTTCGACCAGGGAAAGACTGGATTCGTGGAATGCGCGAAATTCGTCAATATCCTCAACACTCTCGGTCAGACCTTTGACGAGGACGAGCTCAAGGCCAGGATCGCCGAGAACGACCCTGACA AGGAAGGCAAAGTGGACTTCGACAGGTTCTGCTCCATCGTCATGCCCTTCCTGGAGGAGGACGATGACGAAGCCATGCACGAGGAACTGAAGGAGGCGTTCAGACTGTACGACAAGGGCG GCGACGGTTTCATCACCACCAGCGTCCTGCGCGAGATCCTCAAGGAACTGGACAACAAACTCACCGAGGATGATTTGGACGGAATCATCGATGAGATTGATGAGGATGGCTCAGGGACCGTCGACTTCGATG AGTTCATGGAGATGATGACCGGGGAATAA
- the LOC119577211 gene encoding troponin C, isotype gamma-like isoform X1: MDDEQIATMRKVFQMFDQGKTGFVECAKFVNILNTLGQTFDEDELKARIAENDPDKEGKVDFDRFCSIVMPFLEEDDDEAMHEELKEAFRLYDKGGDGFITTSVLREILKELDNKLTEDDLDGIIDEIDEDGSGTVDFDEFMEMMTGE, translated from the exons CCATGAGGAAAGTATTCCAGATGTTCGACCAGGGAAAGACTGGATTCGTGGAATGCGCGAAATTCGTCAATATCCTCAACACTCTCGGTCAGACCTTTGACGAGGACGAGCTCAAGGCCAGGATCGCCGAGAACGACCCTGACA AGGAAGGCAAAGTGGACTTCGACAGGTTCTGCTCCATCGTCATGCCCTTCCTGGAGGAGGACGATGACGAAGCCATGCACGAGGAACTGAAGGAGGCGTTCAGACTGTACGACAAGGGCG GCGACGGTTTCATCACCACCAGCGTCCTGCGCGAGATCCTCAAGGAACTGGACAACAAACTCACCGAGGATGATTTGGACGGAATCATCGATGAGATTGATGAGGATGGCTCAGGGACCGTCGACTTCGATG AGTTCATGGAGATGATGACCGGGGAATAA